The genomic window GAGGACGAATCGGGCACGGTCAACGTGATCGCCGGGGTCGGGGTGTGGACGCGGTACCGACGGGTGGCCCGCGAGGCGCCCGCGATGGTGGTGCGCGGCATCCTCGAGCGCACGCGCGACGGCATCGTGAACCTCGTCGCTGATCGGTTCGAGTCGCTCACCGTGTCGGCACCGCACCGGTCGCGCGACTTCCGTTGACCTGCGGCGACCGGCCCATCGGCGTAGCATCCGGCGCATGGAGGGCCTGCCGCGGGAACGCCTCTACACGCCGGCGTTCATCGCCCTCGGCATCGCCGAGCTGGCCTACTTCACCGCGGACGGGATCGCCGTGTTCACGCTGCCGCTCCACGTCACCGGCCCGATCGGCGGCGACGAGGCCGCCGCCGGCATCGCGTTCGGTGCATTCGCGCTCTCGGCCCTGCTGCTGCGCCCGCTCGCCGGACGACTCGCCGACCGCCTCGGACGCCGGCCACTGCTCCTCGGCGGAGCGCTCATCGCCGCGGTGTCCTATCTCACCATCGCCGCGGCGCCCGACCTCCTCTCGATCATCGCGCTGCGCCTGCTCGCCGGTGTCGCCGAGGCCGCCTTCTTCGTCGCATCCTTCGCCGCGCTGGCCGACCTGGCGCCGCCGAGCCGGTTGGGCGAGGCGATCTCGATCAACTCCCTGGGCCTCTACCTCGGACTCACGCTCGGACCTCCGCTCGGCGAGCTCCTGTCCGACTGGGCCGGATTCGCTGCCGCGTGGATGGGCGGCGCGACCATCGCGCTGGTCGCGGCGGCCATCTCGGTCGGCGTCGGCGAGACCCGGAACACCGAGCCGGTCGATGCATCCGGGTCCGGCGGGTCGTCCGTCGGTCGCCCGACGCCCGAGCCGACCCGAACCGATCCGACGCCGAGACGGGAGCCGCTGATCTATCGCCCGGCCTTGCCCATCCTCATCGGGTTCCTCGCATCGATCATCGCGCTCGGGGGCTTCCTCGCGTTCGCCTCGTTGCACGCCGTGCGGATCGGCACGGCGGATGCCAGCACCGCACTGCTCGTGTTCGGCGCCGTGGTCGTGGTCGTCCGAGTCGCGTTCGCCCGATTCGTCGACCGATTCCCGCCGCTGCGCCTCGGGGCCGCCGCCCTCGTGCTCATGGCGGCCGGCCTTGCGATCACCGCGGTGTGGCCGGCACCTGGCGGCCTGCACGTCGGCTCGGCGATCCTGGCGATCGGCGTGGGGTTCAGCACCCCGGCATTCTTCGCCGCGGTGTTCGCGACCGCCGGGCCCGCGCAGCGCGGCGCCGCCTCGGGAACGGCGACCGCCGCGATCGACCTCGGGCTCGGCCTCGGACCGATCGCGCTCGGCCCGCTGGCCGCCGGATTCGGACTCGGGTGGACGTTCGCCGTCGCCGCCGCGGTGGCCGCGCTCGGTGCAGTGTGGACGTTGCACCTGGCGTCTCGACCGCCTGCCGTGTCGCCGCCGCCTCGGGCGCGACCGGTCGGATAGCCTCCAACGGTGCCCGGAAACGACGCCATCCCCCGTCCTGAAGTCCACGGCGAAGACCGCTACGGCACCGACGTCCTCGCCGGCGACTGGCGGGCGCGGGGACGCCCGAAGATCCCGGACCTCCCCGTGGAGCGAGACCTCGTCGTCGAGCTCGCGGCCGACGGCTACTGCGGGGCCGTCGTCGGGCTGGAGCAGGGCAACGTCGTGCTCGAGGATCGGTTCGGGAAGCGCCGGCTGTTCCCGCTCGGGCACGGGTTCCTGGTCGACGGCAGCCCGGTCCGGCTCGTCCCGCCCGTCAGGCGTGCCCCCGCCGGTCCGATGCGCACGGCATCCGGCTCGTTCGCGGCCCCCCAGACGCGGGCGAAGGTCGCGCTGCCGAGCCGCATCTTCGTCGAGGGCCGGCACGACGCCGAGCTCGTGGAGAAGATCTGGGGCGCCGACCTGCGGGTCGAGGGCGTCGTCGTCGAATACCTCGAGGGCGTGGATCGCCTCGCCGACCTGCTCGACGAGTTCCAGCCCGACCGGCAGCGCCGGGTCGGCGTGCTGGTCGACCACCTCGTGCCCGGATCGAAGGAGCAACGCATCGCCGACGAGGTCCGGCGGGGCCGTCACGGCGCGCACGTGCTCGTGGTGGGGCATCCGTTCATCGACATCTGGCAGGCGGTGCGCCCGGCGCGTATCGGTCGGGACGCCTGGCCCGTGATCCCCCGGGGCGTGGAGTGGAAGCACGGCGTGTGCGAGGCGTTCGGCTGGCCGCACGCCGAGCAGGCCGACATCGCCCGGGCGTGGCAGGCGATCCTCGGCCGGGTGCGCGGCTACGGCGATCTCGAGCCAGCCCTGCTCGGCCGGGTCGAGGAACTCATCGACTTCGTGACGGAGCCGACCGGTCAGCGCTGATCGCGACACGCCGGTCGCGGCCCGCTACGCGAGTGTCGTCCCGAATGCGAGCCCCAGCACGTACGTCACCGCCGCTGCGCCGAGCCCGATCGCGAGCTGGCGGAGGGCGCGCTTGAGCGGCGGCGCGCCCGAGAGCACGCCGACCGTCGCCCCGGTGAGGAGCAGCGCGAGACCGACCAGTGCGGTCGCCAGGAGGATCGCGGGCAGGCCCGACATACCGAACAACCACGGCAGCACCGGGATCAGCGCACCCGACGCGAAGAAGCAGAAGCTCGCGAGCGCCGCCCCGAGGCCCGTGCCGATCGCCTCATCGTCCTGATCCATCGCGGGCAGCGCGTCGGTCGGCGTTCGGGACGCGTCCTGGCGTCCGGCCGCGTGCACCCGTGCCAGCGTCAGTGCCGCATGCTCGACGGCGGCGTCCGGGGCCATGCCGCGCGCCCGGTATACCAGCGCGAGCTCGTTCGCGTCGAGGTCGAGGTCGGGCAGGGCGTCGCCTGCCGCGGGGTCGGGCGCCGAGGCATCCAGCAGTTCGCGCTGCGACCGCACCGACACGTACTCGCCGGCTCCCATCGACAGCGCGCCCGCGAGCAGCCCGGCGAGGCCGGTGAACAGCACGACGGGTGCCGGAACCCCCGTCGCGCCGATGCCGAGCACGAGGGCGAGGTTCGACACGAGCCCGTCGTTCGCGCCGAACACGGCCGCACGAAAGCTGCCCGCCAGCCGGCGCCGACCGCGTGCGGCGAGCCCGCGCACGACCTCGCCGTGGATCCGCTCGTCGGCGGCCATCGCGGGAGTCGCGTACGGGTCGGTCGCATACGGCGAGCGGGCCTCCGCACCCTGCGCGAGGGCGAGCACGAAGATCGAGCCGAACCGGCGCGCCAGTGCGACGAGCACGCGGGTCCGGACGTCGGCGCGCGGGGTGCCCCGTTCATCGCCGTCGAGCAGCGCGAGCCAGTGCGCCTCGTGCCGCCCCTCCGCGGCGGCGAGGGCGAGCAGGATCTCGCGCTCCTCACCGGTCTTGCGATCGGCGAGCTCGCGATACACGGCGCCTTCGGCCCGTTCGTCGGCCAGGTACCGCCGCCAGCGCGCGCGGTCCGCCCCGGTCGGCGGGCTCGCAGGCGTCGGGTTCGCCGTCTCGTCGGTCATGCGTCCACCTGTCCGGCGGGCGACGAGGTCGGTGCTCGAACGGCCCGCTCCATCACGTCCTCGGCCGGAACGGCCTCAGCCACGATAGCGAGCGGCGTTCGCACGCGGACCGGAATCGGGGCGAACGAGCGGGATTGGCAGCATTTCGGACCGCCGAACGCACGGGCCCCCGACTCAGCCGATCAGGTGCTGCCAGCCGTCGCCCTCGGCGTGCTCGAAGATGAGGTTCGTCTCGGTGTGCGCGACCGCCGGGTGGCCGGTGAGGTGGGCGAGCACGAACTCGCGGAGCTCGACCGCGTCGCGCGCGGCGACGTGGAGCAGGTAGTCCTCGGCGCCGGCCATGTGGAACACGCCCAGCACGCCCGGCAGGTGCGGCACCGCGGCGCGGAACGCGTCGATCTCGGCGCGGTCGTGCTTGACGAGTCGCACCGCGATCAGCGCCTGCAACGACACCCCGACCGACGCGAGGTCGACGTCGACGTGGTAGCCGCGGATCGTTCCGAGGCTCTGCAGGCGGCGGAGGCGGAGCGACACGGTGGACTCCGCGACGCCGATCTCCGCAGCGAGCGCGGCGCCGGAGGATCGCGCGTTCGTCGACAACGCGGCCAGGAGCGCACGGTCGACGCGGTCGAGTTCGGGATGCTGCTGCGCCATGGGGGCCTTTCGGATGGCGGCCGCTGGATCGGGGGCGGTGCGGATCGGCCGGGTCCCGTCATCCTCCGACATGATCGAAATGTTCTGCAACATGGCTTGCGGAATGTTGCAGGTCGTCCGGCTCTCGCGACCGATGTCACGAGCCCTTCGGCGGTTCGGCTCGGACACCGCAGGTCGTCGGGTGGCCGGCCGCTTCCCGACGACCACCGAGCCGGTCACCGGCTCGCGAGTCGCCTGCGCAGCAGCTCGATCCGGGACTGCAGCTGCGTGACCGTCGCCTGCGCGACGGCCGGTCCGCCGCAGACCCGTCGCAGCTCCGCGTGCACCTGCGAGTGCGGCTCGCCCGTGTGCCGCGCCCAGAGCCCGACGAGGCTGTTGAGCAGCGACCGCTGCTCCTTGAGCGTGCGGTACAGCGCGACGGGTTCGGCCGCCGGTTCGTCCTCGACCGTGTGCTTCCGACGCTCGCCTGCGCGCCGGGCCTGCCTCGCCTGCCGATGCCTGAGCAGTTCCGCGACCTGTTCGGGTTCGAGCAGGCCCGGCAGCCCGATGAAGTCGAGTTCCTCGTCGCTGCCGGGCTCGGCGAACGTCCCGAAGTCGGTGCCGTCGAACACGACGCGGTCGAACGTCGCATCGGACGCGACCGCCTGCCACGTGAACTCGTCGCCGAGCTCGTCCGAGGCCTTCTCCTCGCGGTTCGCCGATTCGAGCAGCCCGTCGTCGAGCCCCGGGTCCTCATCGTCGCCGCCGCGTCGGTCGAGGGCGTGGTCGCGCTCGCGTTCGAGCTCGCCCGCGAGCGCCATGAGGATCGGCACGTTCGGGATGAACACCGAGGCCGTCTCACCGCGACGGCGCGCCCGCACGAAGCGGCCGATCGCCTGGGCGAAGAACAGCGGCGTCGACGAACTCGTCGCGTACACGCCGACCGCGAGGCGGGGAACGTCGACCCCCTCGGACACCATCCGGACCGCGACCATCCACCGGCTCGTCCCTGCGGAGAACTCCTCGATCCGCTCGCTCGCCTCCTTGTCGTCGGAGAGCACGACGGCCACCTTCTCGCCCGAGATGCCCTCCAGGATCTCGGCGTAGGCGCGCGCCACGGTCTGGTCGGTCGCGAGCACGAGACCGCCCGCGTCGGGGATGCCGTGGCGGACCTCGGTCAGCCGGCGATCGGCGGCCTGGAGCACGGCGGGAATCCACTCGCCGGTCGGCTCGAGGGCCGTGCGCCAGGCCGAGCTCGTGATGTCCTTCGTGTTGTCCTCGCCGAGCCGCGCCTCCATCTCGTCGCCGGCCTTGGTGCGCCAGCGCATGTGGCCCGCGTAGACCATGAAGAGCACCGGCCGCACGACCCCGTCGGCAAGTGCCCGACCGTAGCCGTAGTTGAAGTCGGTCTTCGAGAGTCGCACGCCGTGGGCGTCGGGTTCGTAGTGCACGAACGGGATCGGCGCGGTGTCGCTGCGGAACGGCGTGCCGGTGAGCGAGAGCCGCTTCTCCGCCGGTTCGAACGCCTCTCGGATCGCATCGCCCCACGACAGCGTGTCGCCGCCGTGGTGCACCTCGTCGAGGATGACGAGCGTGCGGCCGGAGAGCGTCAGTTCGCGGTGGAGCGCCGGCCGCATGGCGACCTGCGCGTAGGTCACCGCGACGCCGTGGTAGTGCCGTGCGCTTCGTCCGTGGGCGTTGCGGAATCCCGGGTCGAGTCGGATGCCGGCCCGCGCAGCGGCGTCGGCCCACTGTCGCTTGAGGTGGTCGGTCGGCGCCACGACCGTGATCCGGTCGACGATGCGGCGCGCGCGAAGCTCCGCGGCGATCCGGAGCGCGAAGGTGGTCTTGCCGGCGCCGGGCGTGGCCGCGGCGAGGAAGTCGCGCGGGAGGTCGGCGAGGTACTGCTCGAGGGCCTCGGCCTGCCACGCGCGCAGCCGGTTCGCGGTGCCCCAGGGCGCTCTGGCAGGGAAGGCGGGTGAGAGGTGCTCGGCGGCCGAGGTGCCCGGCTGATGGCCGGATGGGGTCGCTGTGCTCACTGTCCAGCACTGTACCCGACCCGGCCGACATGCTCGCGGCGGGCCGCGGCGCACGTGCCGGGATCCCGGCACGTGTGCAGAATGGAGGGATGGTCACCCAGCAGCATCCGTGGTCCCGCTACGTCGCCATCGGCGACTCGTTCACCGAGGGCATCGGCGATCCCGAGCCGTCCGTGCCGGGCGGCCATCGCGGATGGGCCGACCGCGTCGCCGAGGTGCTCTCGCAGGGCACCGAGGACTTCGCGTACGCGAACCTCGCGGTGCGCGGCAAGCTGATCCAGCAGATCATCGACGCGCAGCTCGCACCCGCCGTGGCCCTGCGCCCCGACCTCATCACGATCTCCGCGGGCGGCAACGACGTGATCCGCCCCGGCACCGACCCCGACGAGATCTCGGCGCGCTTCGAGTACGCCATCGACCGGCTCTCGAGGGACCGAGCGACCATCGTGATCTTCACGGGCGTGGACGTCGGCTTCTCCCCCGTGTTCCGGGGCATCCGCGGCAAGGTGGCGATCTACAACGAGAACCTGCGCGCGATCGCGTCGAAGTACGACTGCATCGTCGCCGACCAGTGGGCGCTCGCCGACATCCAGGACCAGCGCTTCTGGGCGCCCGACCGGCTCCACCTGAACGCCCTCGGACACCACACGGTGGCTCGCATGGTGCTCTCGGCGCTGAACGTGGAGAACGACCTCGAGCCGCTGAAGCCCGAGCCGCTGCCCGGGAGCACCTGGCGGCAGGCCCGTGTCGAGGACCTCGCGTGGGCGCGCGAGTACCTCGTGCCGTGGGTGGTGCGACGCATCCGCCACCAGTCGTCGGGCGACACGATCACCGCGAAGCGCCCGGAGGCCGGGCCCTACTCGGCCGGCGACCCGCTGTCCACGGACCCGGTGTCCACCGACCCTGCGCCCTGAGTCGCGTCGAGGCCGCCCGGGTTCGTGAGCCGCCACCAGGTGCCCGGGTCCTCGATCGGCGCGTCGACGAGCAGCGGCACCTCGATGACCTGGCTCCCCGCGCGGACCGTCGCGGTGCCGACGCGGTCGCCGGCGCCGACCGTCGTGATCGGGTCTGCGACGACCTCGACGTCGACGGGGGTGTCGCTCCACACGACGACGGATGCCCCCTCGCTCGCCGTCGCGGTCGTCGTGTCGCCCCAGGCGGTGCCGTAGGTCGCCAGCGGCGTTCCCGCGGCCAGCGCCTGGACCTCGTGGAATCCGGGTGCGACGCTGTCGAGCAGGGCCGCGACCTGCTCGCGCAGCTGCGCGTGCGTGTCCTGGCCGAGCGCGACGCCGACGACCGTCACCGTCGAACCTCCGACCTGGTAGTCGGCCGAGAAGAGCAGGTTCGCCGCGTCGTCGGTCGTGCCGGTCTTGATGCCGTCGACACCGTGCGTGCCGAGCAGCTTGTTCGAGTTCTCGACCCGTCCGACGCCGGGGAGGTCCACCGCCTGCGTCGAGACGATGCCCGCGAGCGCGGGTTCGGCGAGCGCCAGCTCGCCGAGGCGGACGAGCGCGGCGGGCGTGCCGACATTGTCCATCGACAGCCCGCTCGCGTCCGCGACGGTGATCTCGGTGAGGCCCTGCTGCGCGAGCCACGCGTTCGCCGCGGCCGTGTACGCGGCCTCCGACCCGAAGGCCCAGTTCGCGATCGAGATCGCGTAGTTGTTGCCCGACGGCAGCAGCATCGCCTCGAGGCTCTGGACGAGCGTGAGCGAGGTTCCCGCGGCGACCGGGGCGACCGACCCGTTCTGCGCGATCATGTCCCAGTAGATGTCGACGTCGGCGTCGGTGTACTCGATCGACGGCCCACCCTCGCCGGGTGCCACCGGGTGCTGAGCGAGCACCGTGAGCGCCGTGACGACCTTCGCGATGCTCGCGATCGCCATCGGCGACTGGTCGGCGCTGGTCGCGAGGAGCCCGTCGAACCCGACGGCACCGATCGCGAACTCCCCGGTGCCCGGCAGCACGAGCGGCTGCGCGGCCTGCGCCACCGGTGGCGGGTCAGTGATCTCCGCGGCGACGGCGGGCAGCGGGGCCCCGAGCGCGTTCGAGACGTAGACGGCGCCGCTCGCGATGAGGGCGACGAGGGCGAGGGCCACCGTGCCGGCGACGATGCGCCTGCGGCGATACATCCGTCGCTTCGCATCGCGGTCGGCGTCGAGGTTCGCCGCGGCGAGGGCCGTGCCGGGGTCGTGCGGCAGACCGCGCCCGGGTGCGGCGCCGGATTCGGTGGAGGGTGGGGCGGGGTACGACATCACCGCGAGCCTAGACCGGCTCGCTGAGTGCGTAGAGGACCACGGCCGCCGCGGCGGCCACGTTCAGCGAATCGACCCCGTGCGCCATCGGGATGGTGACGACCAGGTCGGCCGCGTCCAGCGCGTGCCGGCTGAGCCCGTCGCCCTCCGCGCCGAAGACCAGCGCGACGCGTTCGGGCGGTGCGGCGGCGAGATCGCGCAGCGAGACGGCATCGGGCGCGAGCGCGAGGGCGGCGGTCGTGAACCCGTGCTCGGCCAGCAGCGGAGCGGCCTCGCGCCAGTCGCCGACCCGGGTCCACGGCACCTGGAACACCGTGCCCATGCTCACGCGAACGCTCCGCCGGTACAGCGGGTCGGCGCATCGCGGGGTCACGAGCACCGCGTCCGCGCCGAGCGCCGCGACGCTGCGGAAGATCGCCCCGACGTTCGTGTGGTCGACGATGTCCTCGAGCACCACGACCCGGCGCGCCTGCGCCAGGAGCGCTGCGGGGTCGGGTTCGGCGGGTCGTTCGAACGCCGCGAGCGCACCGCGATGCACGCGGTATCCCGTGATCGCCTCGAGCTGATCGGGATCCGCGAGGTGCACCGGGACGTCGAACGGCGCGAGCTCGGCCTCGAGGCCGTCGAGCCACTTCTCCTCCATCAGCACCGACCTGGGCCGGTGCCCCGCGGCGATCGCCCGCCGGATCACCTTCGCCGATTCGGCGATGTACAGGCCGCGCTCGGCCTCCGTGGCCCGGCGCAGCGAGACATCCGTCAGCGCCGCGTAATCGGCCACCGCATCGGATGCCGCGTCCGCGACCCGTTCGATTCGCATCGGTCCTCCCGCTCCAAGCCTGCCAGCCGAGGAAACATTCCGGAAAACCGCTGCGTTTACACTCATGGACACCGACGAACGGAGGCGCGCGTGAACACACTGGCCCGAGAGGTCGAGGCCGCCGGCCTGGATGCCGCGCTCGACGTGCTGCGCGGCGGCAAGATCGCCGTGCTCACGGGGGCCGGAGTGAGCACCGACTCGGGCATCCCCGACTACCGCGGCGAGGGGGCGCCCCAGCGCAACCCGATGACGTTCCAGACGTTCCTCGGCTCCGAGCGGGCACGCAAGCGGTACTGGGCGGGCAGCCACCTGGGTTGGCGGGCGTTCGGCAGCGCCGTTCCGAACGACGGCCATCTCGCGCTCGCCGCGCTCGAGGAGGCCGGTACCCTCACCGGCGTCGTCACGCAGAACGTGGACGGCCTCCATCGGCGCGCCGGCAGCGCTCGGGTGGTCGAGTTGCACGGCACCATGGATCGCGTCGTCTGCCTCACCTGCGGGCAGTACTTCGCACGCCAGGCGATCGCGGACCGACTGGAGACCCTCAACCCCGACATCGACCTCGACCGGGCGATCCGCGCCGCCCCCGACGGCGACGTCGAAGTCGACGACGTCGACGCGATGCGGATCCCGGAGTGCACCGTATGCGGCGGCATCCTGAAGCCCGACGTGGTCTTCTTCGGGGAGTTCGTGCCGGGCGAGACGTTCCAGCAGGCCGCCTCCATCGTGCGGAGCGCGGATGCGCTGCTCGTCGCCGGCTCGTCACTGGTCGTGAACTCGGGCGTGCGCCTGCTCGAGATCGCGCGCCGCAGGCGGCTCCCCATCGTCGTGGTGAACCGGGGCCTCACGAAGGGCGACAGCCGGGCCGCGGTGAAGATCGACGCGGGAACATCCGAGACGCTCACGGCGCTGGCCGCGGCGCTCGCCCGCTGAGCTGGCTCAGCGCCGCGGCGCGGTCCGCTCGGCGCGGGCGGCCACGGTTCGACGCATCAGCGCGAGCAGGCGCTCCGCCGACGTCGCCCACGTGAATCGCGACGCCTGCTCGAGCGATGCCGCGGAGCGCCGCTCCCACTCCCCCTCGGCCTCGAGATCGCGGAGCGCCTCGACCAGCGCCCGAGGCTGGTCGGGGTCGAAGTAGATCGCCGCGTCGCCGCCGATCTCGCGGAAGATCGGGATGTCGCTCACGACGACCGGGGTGCCCACCCGCATGGACTCGACCAGCGGGATGCCGAACCCCTCGGCCCGGCTGCCGTGCACGAGTGCCGTGGCGCCGGCGAGGAGGTCGGCGTACTCGGCGTCGGTCACGCCGCCGTGGAAGACGAGGCGAGCGGCCGGCGCCAGGGCGGCGAGCCGATCGTGCTCGGCGCGCGAGATCCGGCTGAGCAGGTGCAGCTCGTGATCCGGGAGGAACTCCACCGCACGCACGAGGGTGTCCACGTTCTTATAGGGCATGTACGACCCCATGTAGACGAGCCGCTTCGTCGTGGGGCGCGGGCGCGGAAGGGCGGGCACCGGAAGCTCGTCGGCCGCGTTCGGGATGACCTCGAGCGTGCGTTTCGTCAGCCGGCGCCTCCGGATGAGCCCGGCGGTCGTCTCGGACACCGTGACGACCGCGTCGGCTCGGTTGAGCAGCACCCGCTGCGGCCACCACGCGAGGTGGTAGAGCCGCCAGAGGACCCGCACGAACGCGGGCAGGTCGCGGGGCGGCGTGCGGTTCTCGTAGTAGATGAGGTCGTGCAGCGTGAGCAGCAGCGCGTAGTCCCGGCCCGCCGATCCCATCGTCTGCATCGGCGAGAACACCAGGTCGGGCCGGAGCTTGCGCACCTGCCGGGCGACGAAGGGCTCGCGCACGCTGGTGGGACCGGTGACCAGCTGCCACGGCAGGTCTGGCAGCAGGTCGAGCTGCCGGCGGTCGCTGATCAGCATGGTCACGGGATGCAGCTTCGCGAGCTCGCCGACGATGCCCGCGGTGAAGCGGCTGATGCCGTCGTGCTGTCCGATCCTGGTGTAGCGGCAGTCGACGACGATCTTCACGCGGTCGCCTCCGTGCTCTGGTCGGCGGTCTGGTCGGCGGTCTCGCGGGCGGGGATGCGCGACGCGGGGGCGTCGGGCGCCGTGGTGCCGACGGAGTCGCCCAGGAACGCCCGGATCGATGCGGCCGCCGCGGCGGGGGTCTCGTAGTGGATCAGGTGGCCGACGTCGTCGATCTCGTCGATCCGGGCGTCGGCGAACCGGGCGACGAGCGCGCGCTCCGCCTCGATCGGGGTGATGTCGTCGCGCACGGCGGCGACGAGGAGCGTGGGCACCGGGATGTCGGCGGCGAACTCGCGCACGTCGTGGGACACGGAGGCACGGAACGCCTCGAGGAGCATGTCGCGATCGGCGAACACCGAGAAGTAGCGGTCGTGCTGGTCGTGGATGAACCGCCGGAGGTCGCGGTCGCGGGTCTTCGCCATCGTCACGCTCATCACGCGCACGATGAGCCGGTTGCGCAGGAGCGCGAAGCCCAGGCGCGGAGGCAGCGCGGCGGAGACGCGGTAGTAGCCGACCGCGAGACGCGTCATGACGCCGCGTGGGCCCTCGAGCGCGGGAGCGCCGATCGGGTTGACGAGCACGAGACGGTCGGGGCGCAGTCCGGCCGCGACAGCAGCAGACGTGACGATCGAGCCGAACGAGTGTCCGAGGAGCGTGTACCCGCGCTCGAGACCGATCGCCGCGAGGAACGCAGCGAGCCATGCCGCGTAGCCGTCGATGTCGTGCTCGGCGCCGACGAGGGGTGCCGACTGCCCGAAGCCCGGAAGGTCGGGCGAGATCACGCGATAGCCGGGCAGGTGGGCAACCACCGGCTCCAGGCCGTGGTGGTCGCCGCGGAACCCGTGCACGAGCACGAGGGCCGGGTCGTCGACGTCGCCGTACTCCCACCAGACGGTCGTGGCGCCGAGCACCTGCACGTCGTGCCGCCGCACGGGGATCCGAGCGAGGGCTGCGGCATAGGGGGAATCGATCATCCCCACCAGTCTAGGCGCGCGACCTGCGCGCCTTCCGGGACTCCCCTGCACGGCGTGGCCCCCGACCCGTGACGGTGGCGGCCCATATCGTGACGGCATGCACGAGACTCCCGCGGGCCACTGGGCCGACACCCTCGCCGTCTTCGACCTCGAGACGACCGGAATCGACGTCGACACGTGCCGGATCGTCACCGCCTACGTCGGCGTGATCGACCGCGGCGGCGATGTGGTCGAACAGCGGAGCTGGCTCGTCGATCCCGGCGTCGAGATCCCGACGGCGGCGTCCCTCATCCACGGCGTGTCGACCGAGCGCGCCCGCGCCGAGGGCGGCGCCGCGGTGCAGGCGGTCGCGGAGATCATCCAGACGCTGACGGATGCCGCGAGCCGGGGGCTGCCGATCGTCGCGTACAACGCGAGCTACGACCTGTCGGTCCTGGCCCGTGAGGCCGAGCGCTACGGGCACCCCGGGCTCGCCGTCCCGGAGTCCGTCGTCGACCCGCTCGTCATCGACCGTGCCGTCGACCGCTACCGTCGCGGCAAGCGCACGCTGACCGCGGCGTGCGCGCACTACGGCGTCGAACTCGTCGATGCGCACGACGCCGGGGCCGATGCGCTCGCCGCGGGAAGGGTCGCCCAGGCGATCGCCCGCCGCTACCCGGACCTCGCGGCGAACGCGATCGATGCGCTGCACCGACTTCAGGTCGACTGGTCTCGTGACCAGGCAGACCGCTACCAGGAGTGGCGTCGGCAGAACGGCGAGCCCGAGTTCACGAGCTCGGGGGCCTGGCCCGTGCGGTGAACGCCCGGCGGGTGCACCGCGAGCACGACGAAGGGGCGGGCGACCGATCGGTCGCCCGCCCCTTCGCGAAGCGGATTACTTGGAGCCGAAGGCCTTGAAGCGCTGGTTGAACTTCTCGACACGACCGGCCGAGTCCATGATGCGCTGCTTGCCCGTGTAGAACGGGTGCGACTCGCTCGAGATCTCGACGTCGATCACCGGGTAGGTGACGCCGTCCAGCTCGATGGTCTTCTCGCTCGAGACGGTCGAGCGCGTGAGGAACGTGGCGCCCGAAGCGAGGTCGCGGAAGACGACGGCGTTGTACTCGGGGTGGATGTCGGTCTTCATGGAGACTTCCTTGTTGATCGGATGGTTGGTCGGTCCCGGTGCGGCGTGATGCCGGACGGGAAAGCTCTCTGGCCACTCGGGCCAACAAGAGAGTTTAGCAGATCGGAGCTCGGAGGTCGGTCAGGCCGCGCGGGCGACGTAGCGGCCGTCCTGCTCGGTGAGCTCGATCGAGAGCCCGAAGGTCTCGGTCAGGTGCTCGGCGGTGAGTGCCTC from Agromyces sp. LHK192 includes these protein-coding regions:
- a CDS encoding RNA methyltransferase, with translation MRIERVADAASDAVADYAALTDVSLRRATEAERGLYIAESAKVIRRAIAAGHRPRSVLMEEKWLDGLEAELAPFDVPVHLADPDQLEAITGYRVHRGALAAFERPAEPDPAALLAQARRVVVLEDIVDHTNVGAIFRSVAALGADAVLVTPRCADPLYRRSVRVSMGTVFQVPWTRVGDWREAAPLLAEHGFTTAALALAPDAVSLRDLAAAPPERVALVFGAEGDGLSRHALDAADLVVTIPMAHGVDSLNVAAAAAVVLYALSEPV
- a CDS encoding D-alanyl-D-alanine carboxypeptidase family protein, whose translation is MSYPAPPSTESGAAPGRGLPHDPGTALAAANLDADRDAKRRMYRRRRIVAGTVALALVALIASGAVYVSNALGAPLPAVAAEITDPPPVAQAAQPLVLPGTGEFAIGAVGFDGLLATSADQSPMAIASIAKVVTALTVLAQHPVAPGEGGPSIEYTDADVDIYWDMIAQNGSVAPVAAGTSLTLVQSLEAMLLPSGNNYAISIANWAFGSEAAYTAAANAWLAQQGLTEITVADASGLSMDNVGTPAALVRLGELALAEPALAGIVSTQAVDLPGVGRVENSNKLLGTHGVDGIKTGTTDDAANLLFSADYQVGGSTVTVVGVALGQDTHAQLREQVAALLDSVAPGFHEVQALAAGTPLATYGTAWGDTTTATASEGASVVVWSDTPVDVEVVADPITTVGAGDRVGTATVRAGSQVIEVPLLVDAPIEDPGTWWRLTNPGGLDATQGAGSVDTGSVDSGSPAE
- a CDS encoding exonuclease domain-containing protein produces the protein MHETPAGHWADTLAVFDLETTGIDVDTCRIVTAYVGVIDRGGDVVEQRSWLVDPGVEIPTAASLIHGVSTERARAEGGAAVQAVAEIIQTLTDAASRGLPIVAYNASYDLSVLAREAERYGHPGLAVPESVVDPLVIDRAVDRYRRGKRTLTAACAHYGVELVDAHDAGADALAAGRVAQAIARRYPDLAANAIDALHRLQVDWSRDQADRYQEWRRQNGEPEFTSSGAWPVR
- a CDS encoding type B 50S ribosomal protein L31 — encoded protein: MKTDIHPEYNAVVFRDLASGATFLTRSTVSSEKTIELDGVTYPVIDVEISSESHPFYTGKQRIMDSAGRVEKFNQRFKAFGSK
- a CDS encoding NAD-dependent protein deacetylase; amino-acid sequence: MNTLAREVEAAGLDAALDVLRGGKIAVLTGAGVSTDSGIPDYRGEGAPQRNPMTFQTFLGSERARKRYWAGSHLGWRAFGSAVPNDGHLALAALEEAGTLTGVVTQNVDGLHRRAGSARVVELHGTMDRVVCLTCGQYFARQAIADRLETLNPDIDLDRAIRAAPDGDVEVDDVDAMRIPECTVCGGILKPDVVFFGEFVPGETFQQAASIVRSADALLVAGSSLVVNSGVRLLEIARRRRLPIVVVNRGLTKGDSRAAVKIDAGTSETLTALAAALAR
- a CDS encoding alpha/beta fold hydrolase, producing MIDSPYAAALARIPVRRHDVQVLGATTVWWEYGDVDDPALVLVHGFRGDHHGLEPVVAHLPGYRVISPDLPGFGQSAPLVGAEHDIDGYAAWLAAFLAAIGLERGYTLLGHSFGSIVTSAAVAAGLRPDRLVLVNPIGAPALEGPRGVMTRLAVGYYRVSAALPPRLGFALLRNRLIVRVMSVTMAKTRDRDLRRFIHDQHDRYFSVFADRDMLLEAFRASVSHDVREFAADIPVPTLLVAAVRDDITPIEAERALVARFADARIDEIDDVGHLIHYETPAAAAASIRAFLGDSVGTTAPDAPASRIPARETADQTADQSTEATA
- a CDS encoding glycosyltransferase family 1 protein translates to MKIVVDCRYTRIGQHDGISRFTAGIVGELAKLHPVTMLISDRRQLDLLPDLPWQLVTGPTSVREPFVARQVRKLRPDLVFSPMQTMGSAGRDYALLLTLHDLIYYENRTPPRDLPAFVRVLWRLYHLAWWPQRVLLNRADAVVTVSETTAGLIRRRRLTKRTLEVIPNAADELPVPALPRPRPTTKRLVYMGSYMPYKNVDTLVRAVEFLPDHELHLLSRISRAEHDRLAALAPAARLVFHGGVTDAEYADLLAGATALVHGSRAEGFGIPLVESMRVGTPVVVSDIPIFREIGGDAAIYFDPDQPRALVEALRDLEAEGEWERRSAASLEQASRFTWATSAERLLALMRRTVAARAERTAPRR